The Aspergillus luchuensis IFO 4308 DNA, chromosome 7, nearly complete sequence genome has a segment encoding these proteins:
- the OXR1 gene encoding putative oxidative stress response protein Oxr1 (BUSCO:EOG092629U5;~COG:L;~EggNog:ENOG410PJD6;~InterPro:IPR006571;~PFAM:PF07534), producing the protein MSSSSSSRSGSRPPPTTSSTNATTPSSLQQSAASYFSYPVTHVVSGLYRRLTDPPTNNNNNMRRKTTTTTTNDPSNPVFTPIRTASPFQPPPLTPLTLSDPSPLLTRSLAEEIRLLVPPRLQLCNTWHLAYSLDRDGASLSTLYDNCRDIASTRSPRAGYVLVIRDASPSSNAVFGAYMTDPPHPDSHYYGTGECFLWRASVLPPATAMLSNFTNGDTAGEEGGAGAGVEAEVLEKAGLPLPPSADTTNAGRSTTLRRAEGEKWLSPTSTSGAGNGGGASSGRTSGTVTPEQIRFKAFPYSGVNDYMMFCETGFLSLGGGYVNSFSFSGAVSYDDCDDANGCSDGHYGLWVDSSLEKGVSASCQTFGNEPLSDEGVKFDIIDVEVWYVGS; encoded by the coding sequence atgtcgtcctcctccagctcgagATCTGGATCTCGACCTCCCcccacaaccagcagcaccaacgcaaccaccccctcctccctccaacAATCCGCCGCCTCCTACTTCTCCTACCCAGTAACCCACGTCGTCTCCGGTCTCTACCGTCGCCTCACCGACCCCCCcaccaacaataacaacaacatgcGCCGcaaaaccaccaccaccaccaccaatgacccctccaaccccgtCTTCACCCCCATCCGCACCGCCTCCCCcttccaaccaccccctctaACCCCCCTTACGCTCTCCGACCCCTCTCCGCTCCTCACCCGCTCCCTCGCCGAAGAAATCCGCCTCCTAGTCCCCCCGCGCCTCCAACTCTGCAACACCTGGCACCTAGCCTACAGTCTGGACCGCGACGgcgcctccctctccacgCTCTACGACAACTGCCGCGACATCGCCTCAACCCGCAGCCCGCGCGCCGGCTacgtcctcgtcatcaggGATGCATCCCCCTCGTCGAACGCCGTCTTCGGCGCTTACATGACTGACCCCCCGCACCCGGACTCGCATTACTACGGGACCGGGGAGTGTTTCCTCTGGAGGGCGAGCGTGTTACCGCCTGCTACAGCTATGCTGAGCAATTTCACCAATGGGGATACCGCcggtgaggaaggaggagctggagcaggTGTAGAGGCCGAAGTGCTCGAGAAAGCCGGATTACCGTTGCCTCCGAGCGCGGACACAACGAATGCGGGGCGGTCGACGACGCTGCGTcgggcggagggggagaagtggCTTTCTCCTACTTCTACCTCTGGAGCTGgaaatggtggtggtgcaagTAGTGGAAGGACGAGTGGGACTGTCACGCCCGAGCAGATTCGCTTCAAGGCGTTCCCGTATTCCGGGGTTAATGATTATATGATGTTTTGTGAGACGGGGTTTTTGAGTTTGGGTGGGGGGTATGTtaattccttttctttctctggtGCTGTGTCTTATGATGATTGTGATGATGCTAATGGGTGTAGTGACGGACATTACGGTTTATGGGTTGACTCGAGTCTCGAAAAGGGCGTCAGTGCGTCGTGCCAGACTTTCGGGAATGAGCCGCTCTCGGATGAGGGCGTCAAGTTTGATATTATTGATGTGGAGGTGTGGTATGTTGGGTCTTGA
- a CDS encoding uncharacterized protein (BUSCO:EOG09260WG2;~COG:U;~EggNog:ENOG410PIZ4;~InterPro:IPR040768,IPR013863,IPR040458,IPR040979;~PFAM:PF17747,PF17748,PF08553) yields MFVLRNVSKYLFGDSSKESIIEIPQGQLYLVRPLSPKGYSELIFKDAAASIRRTGQEFQYQLVIQRAYEEGEEELGEEDDEQGGSDSLDKDEKVFLLDQALHFRSEVRDGGAKILAWRDLSGDVGDLFEFVCDPSVPSDKVSTFELAALQCQYERAYRRSSQNVSREDLQEFSFQEERPIPSASPISSSARSPARSLTSGESTAAMVKDVEYSRSKGQIKPAASEEATVAPPSAAQPEAREVLAQEKAELHLFDFVSGTFVLQAASVTATVSEVGDWTYWLQISGEDKEWLGQAVVADINPVFNFEYLSFIFNAYGEDGSAYSWLLRFKDQETEERFQEGLMQALWEQLNEMKWTKVKEQEREYVLDAFQDLTMEDAEEREAEAEEEEEEESEEEDHYDGQRSEHYDSDEEQDDVVTRDDDGNVNSQLAVGYKHDRSFVVRGSKIGVFKHTPDNNLEFSTNISKVETPRGKLFSPKKVMLHAEDTNMILQNGDDPNSLYRMDLEYGKIVDEWKVHDDIPVTTFAPETKFSQMTAAQTFVGASKNALYRIDPRVDGNKLVDTDLKQYASKNDFSSVATTEKGYLAVASNKGDIRMFDRLGINAKTHIPALGEPIIGLDVSADGRWVLATCRTYLLLIDSLQKEGKNEGKLGFERSFAKDSKPQPRRLGLQPAHVAQFQHETKKPISFTQARFNTGVDSQETSIVTATGPFIITWSLKKVVAGRKDPYTIKRYGEDVMADNFRFGSDKNVIVALPNEVNMVAKRSLMKPTRESIAGPPVTPRRRTQWGSRLGRDEIVNSPY; encoded by the exons ATGTTTGTGCTCCGCAACG TGAGCAAGTACCTCTTCGGAGACTCTTCCAAGGAATCTATTATCGAGATCCCTCAGGGACAACTCTACCTCGTTCGCCCTCTGTCGCCCAAGGGCTACTCAGAGCTCATCTTCAAGgacgccgccgcctccatcAGACGCACCGGTCAGGAATTTCAGTACCAGCTCGTTATCCAGCGCGCCtacgaggaaggcgaggaggagctcggggaagaggacgacgaaCAAGGCGGCAGTGACAGCCTCGACAAGGACGAAAAGGTCTTCCTGCTCGACCAGGCGTTGCACTTCCGCTCGGAGGTGCGCGACGGAGGAGCAAAGATCTTGGCCTGGAGAGACCTGAGTGGCGACGTTGGCGACCTCTTCGAGTTTGTCTGCGACCCCTCCGTACCTTCGGATAAGGTTTCCACCTTCGAGCTAGCCGCTCTGCAGTGCCAGTACGAGCGCGCATACCGCCGGAGCTCCCAGAACGTGAGCCGCGAAGATCTGCAAGAGTTCTCTTTCCAGGAGGAGAGGCCTATACCGTCTGCAAGCcctatctcttcttcagcacGGTCTCCTGCTCGGTCGCTGACATCTGGAGAGTCGACCGCCGCCATGGTGAAGGACGTCGAATACTCGCGGTCCAAGGGACAAATCAAGCCCGCAGCCTCGGAGGAAGCCACAGTTGCTCCCCCTTCTGCAGCACAGCCTGAAGCTAGAGAGGTCCTCGCCCAGGAGAAGGCCGAGCTGCACCTGTTCGATTTTGTGAGCGGAACGTTCGTTTTGCAGGCGGCCAGCGTGACTGCCACGGTTTCTGAGGTTGGTGACTGGACGTACTGGCTCCAGATCAGCGGAGAAGACAAGGAGTGGCTTGGGCAGGCTGTCGTTGCGGACATCAACCCCGTTTTCAACTTCGAATATCTgtctttcatcttcaatgcCTACGGTGAAGATGGTTCGGCTTACTCCTGGCTCTTGCGCTTCAAGGATCAGGAGACTGAGGAGAGGTTTCAGGAGGGTCTCATGCAGGCTCTGTGGGAACAGCTGAATGAGATGAAGTGGACGAAGGTCAAGGAACAAGAACGGGAGTACGTGCTGGATGCTTTCCAGGATCTCACAATGGAGGATGCCGAGGAACGCGAAGCCGAggctgaagaggaggaagaagaggagagtgaggaggaagaccaTTACGACGGTCAACGCAGCGAACACTACGACTCTGACGAGGAGCAAGATGATGTCGTTACGCGGGATGACGATGGTAACGTCAACTCTCAACTTGCTGTCGGTTACAAGCATGACCGCTCCTTTGTCGTCCGTGGTTCCAAGATTGGCGTCTTCAAGCACACTCCCGACAACAACCTCGAGTTCTCTACCAACATCTCCAAGGTTGAGACCCCCAGGGGCAAGCTCTTCAGCCCCAAGAAGGTCATGTTGCACGCCGAAGACACCAACATGATCCTCCAGAACGGTGACGATCCGAACTCGCTTTACCGGATGGACCTGGAGTATGGTAAGATTGTGGATGAGTGGAAGGTCCACGATGACATTCCGGTCACTACCTTTGCTCCTGAGACT AAATTCTCTCAAATGACCGCTGCGCAGACCTTCGTTGGTGCTTCTAAGAATGCCCTCTACCGCATCGACCCTCGTGTCGACGGAAACAAGTTGGTGGACACAGACCTGAAGCAGTATGCCAGCAAGAACGACTTCTCTTCGGTGGCTACCACTGAGAAGGGTTACCTTGCTGTGGCTTCCAACAAGGGTGATATCCGCATGTTTGACCGTCTTGGAATCAACGCCAAGACCCATATTCCTGCTTTGGGAGAGCCGATCATCGGTCTGGACGTGTCTGCGGACGGTCGCTGGGTGCTCGCAACCTGCCGGAcatacctcctcctcatcgactcGCTGCAGAAGGAGGGCAAGAACGAGGGCAAGCTTGGCTTCGAGCGCTCCTTCGCCAAGGACTCTAAGCCGCAGCCTCGTCGTCTGGGTCTGCAGCCTGCCCATGTGGCCCAGTTCCAGCACGAGACGAAGAAGCCTATCAGCTTCACCCAGGCGCGTTTCAACACCGGTGTGGACAGCCAGGAGACATCGATTGTCACTGCCACTGGTCCTTTCATCATTACCtggagcttgaagaaggTCGTTGCCGGCCGCAAGGACCCCTACACCATCAAGCGTTACGGCGAGGACGTCATGGCGGACAACTTCCGATTCGGCTCGGACAAGAACGTCATTGTGGCCCTGCCCAACGAAGTCAACATGGTTGCCAAGAGGAGTTTGATGAAGCCCACTCGCGAGAGTATCGCCGGACCTCCCGTCACTCCCCGTCGCCGAACCCAATGGGGCAGCCGGTTAGGCAGGGACGAGATTGTCAACTCGCCTTACTGA
- a CDS encoding karyopherin MSN5 (COG:U,Y;~EggNog:ENOG410PGU3;~InterPro:IPR016024,IPR013598,IPR040018,IPR011989;~PFAM:PF08389;~go_process: GO:0051168 - nuclear export [Evidence IEA]), with amino-acid sequence MAAEADLSEGRMADIIRALELIHSPSSTNELRREALTFVEAQKESKSAARNGFLLASPDQSNPLVRYFGLGLLDHVLRHTSFEASEQIDALRGLVLKLAESVRPEDPPYIRNKITQLWAEVAKRSWGLDWNDMDATLVQFWNASLVHKDLVLSILETLSEDIFYREDTVSSLRGTDLNRALVEICTPLSVFEEIHPKKDSIDLRCGSEGWLSRICGFLADCIGNIQNSKQAKDSALKALATLKSVLAWSIPKAILSANCVPSIARAFTCDDEYVLMAAVEALHALYSRSNVDIEGFQPLVHVMYETESLNVLQKLYEWSVVGPDDVDDLRYTICKKVSEMISYIAGFLEEKSFALESVQGLNLPFFFHLTVSVIQNQSLTVSIPVLHVWSKLIASERIGNTDLVTGLVPSLLSICTERLIRWESFPSDSENATVVFLNEDIDTIPERHAFVGNYRRYCSSIIESIVQKRPQEAILHILSEVDSNLDNLYAGVEPFSVKSFSKNSMPLMRADTQFAVVEATLKGYNKWVSAHGRMPQQDEQKRSELEQMLEAWAFKLMQRNFEDPILKQRVIKLVVDISSKALDKTPSFALKALEYILMTRLPDQPEYPVYSESVKELHGLTSHELRRLAMRYADYFATFYDILEPKIKEISMANRVDDKLQMELTSILLIIMQRANNVEPYLRQSRLVSFVEPIKNAWQEEEFRNMSSTFEGFCVMLGLQSVGPYMQARHAPKLEDWSSVPLDSEGKLIQEEMTRKFQQLPLRGTKTMLAVSSDKLKKTDQAYELACNIWHDIIPTILPTLLQLVSNAHAFHNPENWGGLPHDMRGVVERILTDRFWQAGISTGSRDEFYAKITASKASLEGFASSVRGKIRAVRESCYSMLFSMSRLREHFYGFAELPGPLAQALFKDSAHLSSHQFSVLLNISRCLIDDCPVRFRAQFLPPMLSTLFTNIDKKVTSEWDAIERQKEGLGEGDLTDEMKSESILRQLTYSAVIFVASLLDPQRGDPDDEPVDPSVPQAAPALSDSIRHFVLSSPEIFEPVMLFCTHALRMRDTRCCSIITRVIRSILQDFAPPNDTATTVTIREFISSEVLKACITSVHEPYFVDMQKDLAQLIASIWILYGSSSPTPRAVMLSLPGLDEQRVANAEAALIRSSAARQQRALILDLLEGLRGVSIAEQGKILGSREERRKARSALQERYMSTSEMEGQQNHKVDINDGPDLAGVADLFG; translated from the exons ATGGCGGCCGAGGCAGATCTATCGGAGGGCCGCATGGCCGACATCATCCGTGCCCTGGAGCTCATCCACAGCCCCTCCTCGACAAATGAGCTGCGCAGGGAGGCCTTGACCTTTGTGGAGGCccagaaagaaagcaaatcTGCTGCTCGTAATGGTTTCCTGCTCGCTTCCCCGGACCAGAGCAACCCCTTGGTTCGCTACTTCGGCTTGGGTTTGCTAGATCACGTCTTGCGTCACACCTCCTTTGAGGCATCAGAACAGATCGATGCACTGAGGGGTCTGGTCCTCAAGCTGGCCGAATCGGTACGGCCAGAAGATCCCCCGTATATCCGCAACAAAATCACCCAATTATGGGCCGAAGTCGCCAAACGGAGCTGGGGCTTGGACTGGAACGACATGGACGCTACGCTCGTTCAGTTCTGGAATGCTAGTCTTGTTCACAAGGATTTAGTCCTGTCGATTCTGGAAACCCTGTCCGAAGACATCTTCTACCGCGAAGACACCGTTTCTTCCCTGCGCGGCACGGATCTCAATCGGGCTCTGGTGGAGATCTGCACTCCCCTGTCTGTCTTCGAGGAGATTCACCCAAAGAAGGACAGTATTGATCTGCGCTGTGGTTCGGAAGGTTGGCTTTCCCGCATCTGTGGGTTCCTGGCCGATTGTATCGGGAACATCCAAAACTCGAAGCAAGCGAAAGACTCGGCCCTTAAAGCTCTCGCGACTCTCAAGTCCGTCCTTGCATGGTCAATTCCCAAAGCAATTCTCTCTGCCAACTGCGTTCCTTCAATTGCGAGGGCATTCACTTGTGATGACGAATATGTGTTGATG GCCGCGGTTGAAGCCCTGCATGCCTTATATAGTCGTTCCAATGTCGACATCGAGGGTTTCCAACCACTTGTCCACGTCATGTACGAAACGGAGTCCTTGAATGTGCTGCAGAAACTTTACGAATGGTCCGTCGTTGGGCCTGACGACGTCGACGACCTACGGTACACCATATGTAAGAAAGTGTCTGAG ATGATATCATATATTGCGGGTTTCCTTGAGGAAAAGTCTTTTGCCTTGGAAAGCGTACAGGGCCTTAACCTTCCGTTCTTTTTCCACCTCACCGTCAGCGTTATTCAGAACCAAAGTCTTACTGTTTCGATTCCCGTTCTTCATGTGTGGTCTAAGTTAATCGCATCGGAGAGGATCGGAAATACAGACTTGGTCACTGGCCTCGTACCTTCCCTGCTGAGTATCTGCACCGAAAGATTGATTCGTTGGGAGTCTTTCCCGTCTGATTCGGAGAATGCTACGGTTGTTTTCCTTAACGAGGATATTGACACTATCCCCGAAAGGCATGCATTCGTTGGTAACTACCGGCGCTACTGCTCGTCTATAATCGAAAGCATCGTACAAAAGAGACCACAGGAAGCCATTCTTCATATCTTGTCGGAAGTTGACTCTAACCTAGACAATCTCTACGCCGGAGTGGAGCCTTTCAGCG TCAAGTCGTTTTCGAAGAACTCAATGCCCCTCATGCGTGCCGACACGCAGTTCGCAGTCGTTGAGGCAACGTTGAAGGGATATAATAAATGGGTGTCTGCGCATGGACGGATGCCCCAGCAAGAC GAACAAAAGCGGAGCGAACTAGAACAGATGCTAGAGGCATGGGCTTTCAAGTTGATGCAGCGGAACTTTGAG GATCCAATCCTCAAGCAACGGGTCATCAAGCTTGTTGTCGATATTTCATCCAAAGCTCTGGATAAGACCCCTAGCTTTGCACTCAAGGCCCTAGAGTACATCCTCATGACGCGTCTACCTGACCAGCCGGAATACCCAGTGTACTCCGAGTCCGTCAAGGAACTCCACGGCTTGACCAGCCATGAACTCCGGAGGTTGGCTATGCGTTATGCAGACTACTTTGCT ACCTTTTACGATATACTCGAGCCTAAAATCAAGGAGATCAGTATGGCCAACCGCGTAGATGACAAGCTCCAAATGGAGCTCACATCGATtctgctcatcatcat GCAACGTGCAAACAACGTCGAACCGTATCTCCGCCAGTCCCGCCTAGTGTCCTTCGTGGAACCCATAAAGAATGCTtggcaggaagaggagtttcGTAATATGAGCTCAACCTTTGAAGGCTTCTGCGTTATGCTCGGATTGCAGAGTGTTGGTCCATACATGCAAGCGAGACATGCACCCAAGCTCGAGGACTGGTCATCCGTGCCTCTGGATAGCGAGGGCAAGCTAATCCAGGAAGAGATGACCAGAAAGTTCCAG CAATTGCCTTTGAGAGGCACCAAGACTATGTTGGCCGTTTCCTCGGACAAACTTAAAAAAACTGATCAGGCGTACGAACTGGCCTGCAATATCTGGCATGACATTATTCCGACAATTTTGCCAACGCTACTGCAGCTTGTCAG TAACGCACATGCCTTCCACAACCCGGAGAACTGGGGTGGCTTGCCTCATGACATGCGCGGTGTGGTCGAGCGTATCCTGACCGATAGATTTTGGCAAGCTGGAATTTCCACTGGAAGCCGGGATGAATTTTATGCTAAGATCACGGCCTCCAAAGCCTCGCTTGAGGGATTTGCGTCCTCAGTAAGAGGCAAGATTCGGGCAGTTAGAGAATCCTGCTACTCCATGTTGTTCAGCATGAGTAGACTGCGAGAGCATTTCTATGGGTTCGCAGAACTTCCCGGCCCCCTTGCCCAGGCGTTGTTCAAGGACTCCGCCCATCTTTCCTCCCATCAGTTCTCCGTCCTTCTTAACATCTCAAGGTGCTTGATTGATGACTGCCCTGTCCGCTTCCGGGCCCAGTTCCTGCCTCCAATGCTCTCCACTCTTTTCACAAATATCGACAAGAAAGTGACGTCCGAGTGGGACGCCATTGAACGTCAGAAGGAGGgccttggggaaggggatctAACCGATGAAATGAAATCGGAAAGTATCCTACGGCAGTTGACATACTCCGCGGTGATCTTCGTGGCAAGCCTCCTAGACCCGCAGAGAGGGG ACCCCGACGACGAGCCAGTAGATCCCAGTGTCCCACAGGCGGCACCAGCGCTTTCTGACTCCATCCGGCATTTTGTCCTGTCTTCTCCTGAGATCTTCGAGCCGGTGATGCTCTTCTGCACCCATGCCCTCCGTATGCGCGATACGCGGTgctgcagcatcatcacTCGTGTCATTCGCTCCATTCTTCAAGACTTCGCGCCTCCCAATGATACGGCAACAACCGTAACGATCCGCGAGTTTATCTCTTCCGAGGTGCTCAAGGCCTGCATCACATCTGTGCACGAACCTTACTTTGTTGACATGCAGAAAGACCTTGCCCAGCTCATCGCTTCTATCTGGATTTTGTATGGATCGTCCAGCCCCACCCCGCGGGCCGTGATGCTCAGCCTTCCGGGCTTGGACGAACAACGGGTTGCCAACGCAGAGGCTGCTCTCATACGTTCCTCCGCGGCGCGACAGCAGCGTGCGCTGATTttggatcttctggaaggccTGAGAGGTGTGAGTATCGCCGAGCAGGGTAAAATTCTGGGCTCTCGTGAAGAACGCCGAAAGGCCAGGAGTGCGCTACAGGAACGGTACATGAGTACCAGTGAGATGGAGGGCCAACAGAATCACAAGGTCGATATCAACGATGGCCCGGACCTTGCCGGTGTCGCGGACTTGTTCGGTTGA
- a CDS encoding putative NADH-ubiquinone oxidoreductase subunit GRIM-19 (COG:C,D;~EggNog:ENOG410PRI3;~InterPro:IPR009346;~PFAM:PF06212;~TransMembrane:1 (o28-47i)), giving the protein MPQDMPPQGGYLPVQYKRNIPARGFRPIYYLIGMHLIMGYGYYKLFYGVREQYELAREKMWGRIHIMPLLQAEEDRDQARRYFADKAREKELLGTDAKIYNSDRFVRPTFTYTPSKVTQ; this is encoded by the exons ATGCCTCAGGATATGCCCCCGCAGGGGGGCTACTTGCCCGTGCAGTACAAG cgCAACATCCCTGCCCGTGGCTTCCGCCCCATCTACTACCTGATCGGTATGCACCTGATCATGGGCTACGGTTACTACAAGCTCTTCTACGGTGTCCGTGAACAATA CGAACTCGCCCGTGAGAAGATGTGGGGCCGTATACACATCATGCCTCTTCTCCAGGCCGAGGAGGACCGTGACCAGGCTCGTCGCTACTTCGCCGACAAGGCTCGTGAGAAGGAGCTCCTTGGTACGGATGCCAAGATCTACAACTCGGACCG CTTCGTCCGCCCTACCTTCACTTATACCCCCAGCAAGGTCACTCAATAA
- the trm10 gene encoding tRNA (guanine(9)-N(1))-methyltransferase (BUSCO:EOG09263760;~COG:U;~EggNog:ENOG410PKY7;~InterPro:IPR007356,IPR016653,IPR016009,IPR038459, IPR028564;~PFAM:PF01746;~go_function: GO:0008168 - methyltransferase activity [Evidence IEA]), with protein MEEDNDRPRKLPKLDHDESQDSEPRMTGALQVADNVSTAATAGTDNGDNEQPTMTSENDTTTTTTTHGAAADSTAAPTTEDGTPKISKREMKRQRRREQWDQQRDLRLAKRKKTAQARKERRRAAFEQARLDGTEAELKKQYERTQERFRKSTLLPLTLVIDCGYDELMLEKERISLGSQITRSYSDNSRSVYRSHLVFSSFNKKLKERFDTKLNKHYLNWKGVRILPDDFAEVAEKAKEWMVVPDGGKMEGVFADKTEMKPEEGEVVYLSSDSPHTLTELKPFSTYIVGGLVDKNRHKGICYKQAVEKGIKTAKLPIGDYIQMASRQVLATNHVVEIMLKWLELGDWGKAFLAVIPQRKGGKLKESGAEAEGSQHEEDNAEEEEEEEALEQAQEVTDEAVEQAAEEPDQAMAEVPAEGK; from the coding sequence ATGGAGGAAGACAACGATCGACCTAGAAAGCTTCCTAAGCTTGATCACGACGAGTCTCAGGATTCTGAACCCAGAATGACCGGTGCGCTGCAGGTTGCTGATAATGTCTCTACGGCTGCTACGGCTGGGACAGACAATGGCGACAACGAGCAACCTACCATGACATCCGAGaatgatactactactactactaccacccacggcgccgccgccgacaGCACTGCAGCCCCCACCACCGAAGATGGAACGCCCAAGATCTCCAAGCGCGAAATGAAGCGCCAACGCCGCCGCGAACAATGGGACCAGCAACGCGATCTGCGACTCGCAAAGCGCAAGAAAACCGCACAGGCGCGCAAAGAGCGCCGCCGCGCAGCGTTTGAGCAGGCGCGGCTGGATGGTACGGAAGCCGAACTGAAGAAGCAATACGAACGGACTCAGGAGCGCTTCCGCAAGTCGACGCTACTTCCGCTTACACTGGTGATTGACTGCGGATACGACGAGTtgatgttggagaaggagcggATTTCACTGGGGTCGCAGATCACGCGGTCGTACTCGGATAACAGTCGGTCGGTGTATCGGTCGCATCTGGTGTTTTCGTCGTTCAATAAGAAGTTGAAGGAGCGGTTTGATACGAAGTTGAATAAGCATTACTTGAACTGGAAGGGTGTGAGGATCCTGCCGGATGATTTTGCCGAGGTGgcggagaaggcgaaggagtggatggtcGTTCCTGACGGGGGTAAGATGGAGGGAGTCTTTGCTGATAAGACGGAGATGAAGCctgaggaaggggaggtggtTTATCTGAGCAGTGACAGTCCCCATACGTTGACGGAGTTGAAGCCGTTCAGTACGTATATTGTTGGGGGGTTGGTGGATAAGAATCGGCACAAGGGGATTTGTTATAAGCAGGctgtggagaaggggatTAAGACGGCTAAGCTGCCTATTGGGGATTATATCCAGATGGCTTCCAGACAGGTGCTGGCTACGAATCATGTCGTGGAGATCATGCTCAAGTGGTTGGAGCTGGGGGATTGGGGGAAGGCGTTCTTGGCTGTTATCCCGCAGCGGAAGGGTGGGAAGTTAAAGGAGTCGGGGGCTGAGGCAGAGGGGTCTCAGCACGAGGAGGATaatgcagaggaggaggaggaagaggaggcgttGGAGCAGGCTCAGGAGGTTACTGATGAGGCGGTTGAGCAGGCTGCAGAGGAGCCTGATCAGGCTATGGCAGAGGTGCCTGCGGAGGGCAAGTGA
- a CDS encoding epoxide hydrolase family protein (COG:S;~EggNog:ENOG410PJU4;~InterPro:IPR010497,IPR016292,IPR029058,IPR000639;~MEROPS:MER0000432;~PFAM:PF06441;~go_function: GO:0003824 - catalytic activity [Evidence IEA];~go_function: GO:0033961 - cis-stilbene-oxide hydrolase activity [Evidence IEA]), whose translation MSAPFTKFPSSASITPNPFTVSIPDEQLNDLKTLIRLSKIAPPTYESLQADGRFGITSEWLTTMREKWLSEFDWRPFEARLNSFPQFTTEIEGLTIHFAALFSEREDAVPIALLHGWPGSFVEFYPILQLFQEEYTPETLPFHLIVPSLPGYTFSSGPPLDKNFGLMDNARVVDQLMKDLGFGSGYVIQGGDIGSFVGRLLGVSFDACKAVHLNLCAMGAPPEGPSIESLTAAEKEGIARMEKFMTNGLAYAMEHSTRPSTIGHVLSSSPIALLAWIGEKYLQWVDKPLPSETILEMVSLYWLTESFPRAIHTYRETTPTASAPNGATMLQKEFYIHKPFGFSFFPKDLCPVPRSWIATTGNLVFFQDHAEGGHFAALERPRELKADLTAFVEQVWQK comes from the exons ATGTCCGCTCCGTTTACCAAATTTCCCTCTTCGGCGAGCATTACGCCTAATCCCTTTACTGTCTCCATCCCGGATGAACAGTTGAACGACCTGAAAACCCTCATTCGACTGTCCAAGATTGCTCCTCCCACTTACGAGAGCTTGCAAGCGGATGGCCGGTTTGGCATCACTTCCGAATGGCTGACAACTATGCGGGAGAAATGGCTCTCGGAGTTTGACTG GCGACCATTTGAAGCTCGACTGAACTCTTTCCCTCAATTTACCACGGAGATCGAGGGTCTCACTATTCACTTTGCTGCTCTCTTCTCCGAAAGAGAAGATGCTGTGCCCATCGCATTGCTCCATGGTTGGCCCG GCAGCTTCGTTGAGTTCTACCCAATCCTGCAGCTATTCCAGGAGGAGTACACCCCTGAAACCTTGCCTTTCCATTTGATTGTTCCGTCCCTTCCTGGGTATACTTTCTCATCCGGTCCCCCACTGGACAAGAACTTCGGCTTGATGGACAACGCCCGAGTCGTAGACCAGTTGATGAAGGACCTCGGGTTCGGAAGTGGTTATGTTATCCAAGGTGGCGATATTGGTAGCTTTGTTGGACGACTATTGGGCGTGAGTTTCGACGCCTGTAAAG CGGTTCATT TGAACCTGTGCGCAATGGGGGCTCCCCCTGAAGGCCCGTCAATCGAGAGCTTGACTGCagcggagaaagagggaatcGCGCGAATGGAGAAATTCATGACAAATGGCTTAGCTTATGCCATGGAACACAGTACTCGGCCCAGTACGATTGGCCATGTGCTGTCCAGCAGTCCGATCGCATTACTTGCATG GATTGGTGAGAAATATCTCCAATGGGTGGATAAACCCCTCCCTTCTGAGACCATCCTCGAGATGGTGAGCCTGTATTGGCTGACGGAAAGTTTTCCGCGGGCAATTCATACCTACCGCGAG ACTACCCCAACTGCCTCCGCTCCCAATGGAGCGACGATGCTGCAGAAGGAATTTTATATTCACAAGCCGTTTGggttctccttcttccccaaggaCCTTTGTCCTGTACCTCGGAGCTGGATTGCTACAACGGGAAATCTAGTATTCTTCCAGGATCATGCAGAG GGAGGACACTTTGCCGCATTGGAGCGTCCACGCGAGCTGAAGGCCGACCTGACAGCATTTGTCGAGCAGGTGTGGCAGAAGTAG